From Streptomyces cyaneogriseus subsp. noncyanogenus, the proteins below share one genomic window:
- a CDS encoding alpha/beta hydrolase, whose product MRTVTATATAVTAALATGAASIVAGRLASDAALKAPAGRPLPTEPRLTVHGTAAGQITLTRHLAASRPGRYGLAGDGSHAVVGPVLDSARHPADTVVRRLERVTHGTLRPGDKVWLTPNLYVGDPRTALGLDHADADIPGELGPLPAWFVPSSRDTWVIAVHGLGTTREQAMNVMGFLHRLHVPVLALAYRGDLGAPRSPDGLNHLGETEWRDLDAAIRHALRYGARQVVLLGWSTGATMALRAAEYSGLRDRIAGLVLDSPVLSWEATLRSLAAARHTPGPLLPLAVRAAQGRAGLRSGRVADPEGDHLAVPALIFHGPDDTVAPWHLSRRLADTRPRLVRLHTVRQAPHAAMWNAAPDTYEEALRRFLTPLM is encoded by the coding sequence GTGCGCACCGTCACCGCAACGGCCACCGCCGTCACCGCAGCCCTGGCCACCGGCGCCGCCAGCATCGTCGCCGGCCGGCTGGCCAGCGACGCCGCGCTGAAGGCGCCCGCGGGCCGGCCCCTGCCCACCGAACCCCGGCTGACGGTGCACGGCACCGCGGCCGGGCAGATCACGCTCACCCGGCACCTGGCCGCCTCGCGCCCGGGCCGGTACGGCCTCGCCGGCGACGGCTCGCACGCGGTCGTCGGCCCCGTCCTGGACTCGGCCCGGCACCCCGCCGACACCGTCGTGCGCCGCCTGGAGCGCGTCACGCACGGCACCCTGCGGCCCGGCGACAAGGTCTGGCTCACCCCGAACCTGTACGTCGGCGACCCGCGCACCGCCCTCGGCCTGGACCACGCCGACGCCGACATCCCCGGCGAACTGGGCCCCCTGCCGGCCTGGTTCGTGCCCTCCTCCCGCGACACCTGGGTGATCGCCGTGCACGGCCTGGGCACCACCCGGGAGCAGGCCATGAACGTGATGGGCTTCCTGCACCGCCTGCACGTCCCGGTGCTCGCCCTCGCCTACCGCGGCGACCTCGGCGCGCCCCGGTCGCCGGACGGGCTGAACCACCTCGGCGAGACCGAGTGGCGCGACCTGGACGCGGCGATCCGCCACGCCCTGCGGTACGGCGCCCGGCAGGTCGTCCTGCTCGGCTGGTCCACCGGCGCCACCATGGCCCTGCGCGCCGCCGAGTACTCCGGACTGCGCGACCGGATCGCGGGGCTCGTCCTGGACTCCCCGGTCCTCAGCTGGGAGGCCACCCTGCGCTCCCTGGCCGCGGCCCGGCACACCCCGGGGCCGCTGCTGCCGCTCGCGGTCCGCGCCGCCCAGGGCCGCGCCGGACTGCGCTCCGGCCGGGTCGCCGACCCCGAGGGCGACCACCTCGCGGTGCCGGCGCTGATCTTCCACGGCCCCGACGACACGGTGGCCCCCTGGCACCTCTCCCGCCGCCTGGCCGACACCCGCCCCCGCCTGGTCCGCCTCCACACGGTGCGGCAGGCCCCGCACGCGGCCATGTGGAACGCCGCACCCGACACCTACGAAGAGGCCCTGCGGCGCTTCCTCACCCCGCTGATGTGA
- a CDS encoding cobyric acid synthase, giving the protein MSGTAARTGTAGGPGGGLLVAGTTSDAGKSVVTAGICRWLVRQGVKVAPFKAQNMSLNSFVTREGAEIGRAQAMQAQACRIEPTALMNPVLLKPGGERSSQVVLLGKPVGELSARGYHGGRQQKLLGTVLDCLAELRGTYDAVICEGAGSPAEINLRRTDIVNMGIARGAGLPVLVVGDIDRGGVFASFFGTVALLSPEDQALVAGFLVNKFRGDVSLLEPGLDMLHGLTGRHTYGVLPFRHGLGIDEEDGLRVSLRGTVRESNVAPPVGEDVLRVAVCAVPLMSNFTDVDALAAEPGVVVRFVDRPEELADADLVVVPGTRGTVRALDWLRERGLADALRRRAAEQRPVLGVCGGFQVLGEHIEDDVESRRGHVGGLGILPVRVRFAREKTLTRPVGEALGERVEGYEIHHGVAEVTGGEPFLDGCRVGQTWGTHWHGSLESDGFRRAFLREVAAAAGRRFVPAPDTSFAALREEQLDRLGDLIEQHADTDALWRLIESGAPQGLPFIPPGAPA; this is encoded by the coding sequence ATGAGCGGCACGGCAGCACGGACCGGCACGGCGGGCGGCCCGGGCGGCGGTCTCCTCGTCGCCGGGACCACCTCCGACGCCGGCAAGAGCGTCGTCACCGCCGGGATCTGCCGGTGGCTGGTGCGCCAGGGCGTGAAGGTGGCGCCGTTCAAGGCGCAGAACATGTCGCTGAACTCCTTCGTCACGCGCGAGGGCGCCGAGATCGGGCGGGCGCAGGCGATGCAGGCGCAGGCGTGCCGCATCGAGCCGACCGCGCTGATGAACCCGGTGCTGCTCAAGCCGGGCGGCGAGCGGAGCAGCCAGGTGGTGCTGCTGGGCAAGCCGGTCGGCGAGCTGAGCGCGCGCGGCTACCACGGCGGGCGGCAGCAAAAACTGCTCGGCACCGTCCTGGACTGCCTGGCCGAGCTGCGGGGCACGTATGACGCGGTGATCTGTGAGGGGGCGGGCAGCCCGGCCGAGATCAATCTGCGGCGGACCGACATCGTCAACATGGGGATCGCCCGGGGCGCCGGGCTCCCGGTGCTGGTCGTCGGCGACATCGACCGCGGGGGCGTGTTCGCCTCGTTCTTCGGGACGGTGGCGCTGCTGTCGCCCGAGGACCAGGCGCTGGTCGCCGGCTTCCTGGTCAACAAGTTCCGCGGGGACGTGTCCCTGCTGGAGCCGGGCCTGGACATGCTGCACGGCCTCACCGGGCGGCACACCTACGGGGTGCTGCCGTTCCGGCACGGGCTCGGCATCGACGAGGAGGACGGGCTGCGGGTGTCGCTGCGCGGCACCGTGCGGGAGTCGAACGTGGCCCCGCCCGTCGGCGAGGACGTGCTGCGGGTCGCCGTCTGCGCGGTCCCGCTGATGTCCAACTTCACGGACGTGGACGCGCTGGCCGCCGAACCCGGCGTCGTCGTCCGGTTCGTGGACCGGCCCGAAGAGCTGGCCGACGCGGACCTCGTCGTCGTCCCGGGCACCCGGGGGACGGTCCGGGCGCTGGACTGGCTGCGGGAGCGGGGACTCGCCGACGCCCTGCGGCGCAGGGCCGCCGAGCAGCGGCCCGTGCTGGGCGTCTGCGGCGGCTTCCAGGTGCTCGGCGAGCACATCGAGGACGACGTGGAGAGCCGCCGCGGCCACGTCGGCGGGCTGGGGATCCTGCCCGTGCGGGTGCGGTTCGCCCGCGAGAAGACCCTCACCCGGCCGGTGGGCGAGGCCCTCGGCGAGCGGGTCGAGGGGTACGAGATCCACCACGGGGTCGCCGAGGTCACCGGGGGCGAGCCCTTCCTCGACGGCTGCCGGGTCGGCCAGACCTGGGGCACCCACTGGCACGGCTCGCTGGAGTCGGACGGCTTCCGGCGCGCCTTCCTGCGCGAGGTGGCCGCCGCCGCGGGCCGCCGCTTCGTGCCGGCCCCGGACACCTCGTTCGCCGCGCTGCGCGAGGAGCAGCTCGACCGGCTCGGCGACCTGATCGAACAGCACGCGGACACGGACGCGCTGTGGCGGCTCATCGAGTCCGGCGCGCCGCAAGGACTGCCCTTCATTCCACCGGGAGCGCCCGCATGA
- a CDS encoding ABC-F family ATP-binding cassette domain-containing protein has translation MISASGIELRAGARVLIESATFRVAKGDRIGLVGRNGAGKTTLTKCLAGEAIPAAGTITRSGEVGYLPQDPRTGDLDVLARDRILSARGLDVLIRKMRENEQRIANGKGATRDKAMKQYERQETEFLTKGGYAAEAEAATIAAALNLPDRVLGQPLHTLSGGQRRRIELARILFSDADTLLLDEPTNHLDADSIIWLRDYLKTYRGGFIVISHDVDLVETVVNKVFYLDANRAQIDVYNMGWKLYQQQREADEKRRKRERANAEKKAAALNAQADKMRAKATKTVAAQNMARRAEKLLSGLEEVRQQDKVAKLRFPEPAPCGKTPLMAEGLSKSYGSLEIFTDVDLAIDKGSRVVILGLNGAGKTTLLRLLAGVEQPDTGAVVPGHGLKLGYYAQEHETLDPDRTVLENMRSAAPDMDLVEVRKVLGSFLFSGDDVDKPAGVLSGGEKTRLALATLVVSSANVLLLDEPTNNLDPASREEILGALRTYKGAVVLVTHDEGAVEALQPERIILLPDGVEDLWGSDYADLVALA, from the coding sequence GTGATCTCCGCCTCCGGCATCGAGCTGCGCGCCGGCGCCCGTGTCCTCATCGAGTCCGCCACCTTCCGCGTCGCCAAGGGCGACCGCATCGGCCTGGTCGGCCGCAACGGCGCCGGCAAGACGACGCTCACCAAGTGCCTGGCCGGCGAGGCCATCCCCGCCGCCGGCACCATCACCCGCTCCGGCGAGGTCGGCTACCTCCCGCAGGACCCCCGCACCGGCGACCTCGACGTGCTCGCCCGCGACCGCATCCTCTCCGCCCGCGGCCTGGACGTCCTGATCCGCAAGATGCGCGAGAACGAGCAGCGCATCGCCAACGGCAAGGGCGCCACCCGCGACAAGGCGATGAAGCAGTACGAGCGCCAGGAGACGGAGTTCCTCACCAAGGGCGGATACGCCGCCGAGGCCGAGGCCGCCACCATCGCCGCCGCGCTCAACCTGCCCGACCGGGTGCTCGGCCAGCCGCTGCACACGCTCTCCGGCGGTCAGCGCCGCCGTATCGAGCTGGCCCGGATCCTGTTCTCCGACGCGGACACCCTGCTGCTGGACGAGCCGACCAACCACCTCGACGCCGACTCGATCATCTGGCTGCGGGACTACCTCAAGACCTACCGCGGCGGCTTCATCGTGATCTCCCACGATGTCGACCTGGTCGAGACGGTCGTGAACAAGGTGTTCTACCTGGACGCCAACCGCGCCCAGATCGACGTCTACAACATGGGCTGGAAGCTCTACCAGCAGCAGCGCGAGGCGGACGAGAAGCGCCGCAAGCGCGAGCGGGCCAACGCCGAGAAGAAGGCCGCCGCCCTCAACGCCCAGGCGGACAAGATGCGCGCCAAGGCCACCAAGACGGTCGCCGCGCAGAACATGGCCCGCCGCGCGGAGAAGCTGCTGTCCGGCCTGGAGGAGGTCCGCCAGCAGGACAAGGTCGCCAAGCTCCGCTTCCCCGAGCCCGCGCCCTGCGGCAAGACCCCGCTGATGGCCGAGGGCCTGTCGAAGTCGTACGGCTCCCTGGAGATCTTCACCGACGTCGACCTGGCCATCGACAAGGGCTCCCGCGTCGTCATCCTCGGCCTCAACGGCGCGGGCAAGACGACCCTGCTGCGCCTGCTCGCGGGGGTCGAGCAGCCCGACACGGGTGCCGTCGTCCCCGGTCACGGCCTCAAGCTCGGCTACTACGCCCAGGAGCACGAGACGCTCGACCCGGACCGCACGGTCCTGGAGAACATGCGCTCCGCGGCGCCCGACATGGATCTCGTCGAGGTCCGCAAGGTGCTCGGCTCGTTCCTGTTCTCCGGCGACGACGTGGACAAGCCGGCCGGCGTCCTCTCCGGCGGCGAGAAGACCCGGCTGGCCCTGGCCACCCTCGTGGTCTCCTCGGCCAACGTGCTGCTGCTGGACGAGCCGACCAACAACCTCGACCCGGCCAGCCGCGAGGAGATCCTCGGCGCCCTGCGCACCTACAAGGGCGCGGTCGTCCTGGTCACGCACGACGAGGGCGCCGTCGAGGCGCTCCAGCCGGAGCGGATCATCCTGCTGCCGGACGGTGTCGAGGACCTGTGGGGCTCCGACTACGCGGACCTCGTCGCCCTCGCTTGA
- a CDS encoding helix-turn-helix domain-containing protein, which translates to MAETLKKGSRVTGAARDKLAADLKKKYDAGASIRALAEETGRSYGFVHRMLSESGVTLRGRGGATRGKKAPSA; encoded by the coding sequence GTGGCCGAGACTCTGAAGAAGGGCAGCCGGGTGACCGGCGCCGCGCGCGACAAGCTCGCGGCAGACCTGAAGAAGAAGTACGACGCCGGTGCGAGCATCCGGGCGTTGGCCGAGGAGACCGGCCGCTCGTATGGCTTCGTGCACCGCATGCTCAGCGAGTCGGGCGTCACGCTCAGAGGGCGTGGCGGGGCGACGCGGGGCAAGAAGGCTCCATCGGCCTGA
- a CDS encoding inorganic phosphate transporter encodes MESFSLILAIVVVTALAFDFTNGFHDTANAMATTISTGALRPKVAVAMSAVLNLVGAFLSVEVANTISKGLVDETGIRPEVIFAALVGAILWNLLTWLVGLPSSSSHALMGGLIGAAIASAGVGAVHGDVLVTKVLLPAVAAPIVAGVAAMFASRLTYTLGRKADGEAAKKGYRAGQIASAGLVSLAHGTNDAQKTMGIITLALVAGGALTPDSDPPMWVILSAGLAIALGTYLGGWRIIRTMGKGLTDLQPQQGFAAQTSAATVILASSHLGFSLSTTHSVSGAVMGAGLGRKGGVVRWSTATRMFVAWGLTLPAAALVAALAEWVCGLGDWGTALVAVFLVASSFAIWKISRREVVDHTNVNDTDEAGDAEPAGVVTTAIAAVTPPPAGAAAEGLTATIPAQATASDAKAPSAATPV; translated from the coding sequence ATGGAAAGCTTCTCGCTGATCCTCGCGATTGTGGTGGTGACCGCACTCGCGTTCGATTTCACGAACGGTTTCCACGACACCGCGAACGCGATGGCCACGACCATTTCCACGGGCGCTCTGCGGCCCAAGGTCGCGGTGGCCATGTCCGCCGTCCTCAATCTGGTGGGCGCCTTCCTCTCCGTGGAGGTCGCCAACACCATCTCCAAGGGTCTCGTCGACGAGACCGGCATCCGGCCCGAGGTCATATTCGCCGCCCTGGTCGGCGCGATCCTCTGGAACCTGCTGACCTGGCTGGTCGGCCTGCCGTCCAGCTCCTCGCACGCCCTGATGGGCGGTCTGATCGGCGCCGCGATCGCTTCCGCGGGCGTCGGCGCGGTCCACGGCGACGTGCTCGTCACCAAGGTGCTGCTGCCGGCGGTCGCCGCCCCGATCGTCGCGGGCGTCGCGGCGATGTTCGCCTCCCGGCTGACGTACACGCTGGGCCGCAAGGCCGACGGCGAGGCCGCCAAGAAGGGCTACCGCGCCGGGCAGATCGCCTCGGCCGGCCTGGTCTCGCTGGCGCACGGCACCAACGACGCGCAGAAGACGATGGGCATCATCACCCTCGCCCTGGTCGCCGGCGGCGCCCTCACCCCCGACTCCGACCCCCCGATGTGGGTCATCCTCTCCGCGGGCCTGGCCATCGCGCTCGGCACCTACCTCGGCGGCTGGCGCATCATCCGCACCATGGGCAAGGGCCTGACCGACCTCCAGCCGCAGCAGGGCTTCGCCGCCCAGACCAGCGCCGCCACGGTCATCCTGGCCTCCTCCCACCTCGGCTTCTCCCTCTCCACCACGCACTCGGTCTCCGGTGCCGTGATGGGCGCGGGCCTCGGCCGCAAGGGCGGTGTGGTGCGCTGGTCCACGGCCACCCGGATGTTCGTCGCCTGGGGTCTGACCCTGCCCGCCGCGGCCCTGGTCGCCGCGCTCGCCGAGTGGGTCTGCGGCCTGGGCGACTGGGGCACGGCGCTGGTCGCGGTCTTCCTGGTCGCCTCCAGCTTCGCCATCTGGAAGATCTCCCGCCGCGAGGTCGTCGACCACACCAACGTCAACGACACCGACGAGGCCGGGGACGCCGAGCCGGCCGGGGTGGTCACCACCGCGATCGCCGCCGTGACCCCGCCCCCGGCGGGCGCGGCCGCCGAGGGGCTGACCGCCACCATCCCGGCCCAGGCCACCGCCTCCGACGCCAAGGCGCCGTCGGCCGCCACCCCCGTCTGA
- a CDS encoding cobalamin biosynthesis protein, with the protein MRAERVFAYGAAAGLLGDLLLGDPRRGHPVAAFGRAAGAVERLLWRDHRGWGALHTAVCAGGAVALGALASRAVRPSPAASVALTAAATWAVVGGTSLAREAAAVGRALEAGDVEAARARLPHLCGRDPQALDADQIAPAVVESVAENTSDAVVGALVWGAVGGVPGLLGFRAVNTLDAMVGHKSPRHRRYGWASARLDDLAGWPGARLTAALAVLAGGDPRGAVRAWRADAAQHPSPNAGPVEASFAGALGVRLGGTLSYGGRVEHRPVLNGAAGRAVRVGDIGRAVRLSRRVSWLALGACAGARLLASGSRKRGRTS; encoded by the coding sequence ATGCGTGCCGAGCGCGTCTTCGCGTACGGCGCCGCCGCGGGCCTTCTCGGCGACCTCCTCCTCGGCGATCCCCGCCGCGGGCATCCGGTCGCCGCGTTCGGCCGTGCCGCCGGTGCCGTGGAACGTCTGCTGTGGCGGGACCACCGTGGCTGGGGCGCCCTGCACACCGCCGTGTGCGCCGGCGGCGCCGTGGCGCTCGGCGCCCTCGCCTCCCGGGCCGTGCGCCCCTCCCCCGCCGCCTCCGTCGCGCTGACCGCGGCCGCCACCTGGGCCGTCGTCGGCGGCACCTCGCTCGCGCGTGAGGCCGCTGCCGTCGGGCGGGCGCTGGAGGCGGGCGACGTCGAGGCCGCCCGGGCCCGGCTGCCGCATCTGTGCGGACGCGACCCGCAGGCCCTGGACGCCGACCAGATCGCGCCGGCCGTGGTGGAGTCCGTCGCCGAGAACACCTCCGACGCGGTGGTGGGCGCCCTGGTGTGGGGCGCCGTCGGCGGCGTGCCGGGGCTGCTCGGTTTCCGGGCCGTCAACACCCTGGACGCGATGGTCGGCCACAAGTCGCCCCGCCACCGCCGCTACGGCTGGGCCTCGGCCCGTCTCGACGACCTCGCCGGCTGGCCGGGCGCGCGGCTCACCGCCGCCCTCGCCGTCCTCGCCGGCGGCGACCCGCGCGGGGCCGTGCGGGCCTGGCGGGCCGACGCCGCGCAGCACCCGAGCCCCAACGCCGGGCCGGTGGAGGCGTCCTTCGCGGGCGCCCTCGGTGTCCGGCTCGGCGGGACGCTGTCGTACGGCGGGCGGGTGGAGCACCGGCCCGTGCTCAACGGGGCGGCGGGGCGCGCCGTCCGCGTGGGCGACATCGGCCGGGCGGTACGGCTGTCCCGGCGGGTGTCCTGGCTGGCGCTGGGCGCGTGCGCGGGCGCGCGGCTGCTCGCCTCCGGTTCGCGGAAGAGAGGACGTACGTCATGA
- a CDS encoding VOC family protein → MAGTGIGRPSICPTLLYADAKAAIRQLTEAFGFTELAVYESEDGSVVHAELAQGDGVVMLGSKGTGSRFDEAMRDAGPSGAYVVVDDVDAHHRRAVEHGAEILMPPADQDYGSRDYMARDLEGNVWSFGTYAPGTGT, encoded by the coding sequence ATGGCAGGCACCGGCATCGGTCGTCCGAGCATCTGCCCGACACTGCTGTACGCGGACGCGAAGGCGGCGATCCGGCAGCTCACGGAGGCCTTCGGCTTCACGGAGCTGGCCGTGTACGAGAGCGAGGACGGCTCGGTGGTGCACGCCGAGCTGGCGCAGGGCGACGGTGTGGTGATGCTCGGGTCCAAGGGCACGGGCAGCCGCTTCGACGAGGCGATGCGGGACGCGGGCCCGTCCGGGGCGTACGTCGTCGTGGACGACGTCGACGCACACCACCGGCGGGCCGTGGAGCACGGCGCGGAGATCCTCATGCCCCCGGCGGACCAGGACTACGGTTCCCGGGACTACATGGCCCGGGACCTGGAGGGCAACGTCTGGAGCTTCGGCACGTACGCCCCGGGCACCGGGACCTGA
- a CDS encoding enoyl-CoA hydratase/isomerase family protein → MASPAQDHGPNSPVLDQDGVRLTVDDAIATVTLTNPAKRNAQSPALWRALTEAGRRLPGSVRVVVLRAEGKSFSAGLDRQAFTPEGFDGEPSFLDLARGGDAELDATIAEYQEAFTWWRRGDILSIAAVQGHAIGAGFQLALACDLRVVADDAQFAMRETSLGLVPDLTGTHPLVGLVGYARALEICVTGRFVTAEEAVSTGLANLAVPADQLDAAVRDLASAVLAAPRDAVIETKALLQGAADRDYEAQRAAERAAQARRLRDLAGLGE, encoded by the coding sequence ATGGCTTCGCCCGCCCAGGACCACGGCCCCAACAGCCCGGTCCTCGACCAGGACGGCGTACGGCTCACCGTCGACGACGCGATCGCCACGGTGACGCTGACCAATCCGGCCAAGCGCAACGCCCAGAGCCCCGCCCTGTGGCGGGCGCTCACCGAGGCCGGGCGGCGGCTGCCGGGGTCCGTGCGTGTCGTCGTGCTGCGGGCCGAGGGCAAGTCGTTCTCGGCCGGGCTCGACCGGCAGGCGTTCACGCCCGAGGGCTTCGACGGCGAGCCGTCGTTCCTCGACCTCGCGCGCGGCGGCGACGCCGAACTGGACGCGACCATCGCCGAGTACCAGGAGGCGTTCACCTGGTGGCGGCGCGGCGACATCCTGTCGATCGCCGCCGTGCAGGGACACGCCATCGGGGCGGGCTTCCAGCTCGCCCTCGCCTGCGATCTGCGTGTCGTCGCCGACGACGCGCAGTTCGCCATGCGGGAGACCAGCCTCGGGCTCGTCCCCGACCTCACCGGCACCCACCCCCTGGTCGGGCTCGTCGGATACGCCCGCGCGCTGGAGATCTGCGTGACCGGGCGGTTCGTCACGGCCGAGGAGGCGGTGAGCACGGGGCTGGCGAACCTCGCCGTGCCGGCGGACCAGCTCGACGCCGCCGTACGGGACCTGGCGTCGGCCGTCCTCGCCGCGCCGCGCGACGCCGTGATCGAGACCAAGGCCCTGCTCCAGGGCGCGGCCGACCGGGACTACGAGGCCCAGCGCGCCGCCGAGCGGGCCGCCCAGGCACGCCGCCTGCGGGATCTGGCCGGCCTCGGCGAGTAA
- a CDS encoding class II aldolase/adducin family protein: protein MTEQSWNRRGAQGVREEARVVEQARGRSVSPEEAHAWEALVATARRTVADGLVVGTSGNVSVRVGDTVLVTPSGVPYDRLTPRDVTGVALDGGQVLGTLVPTSELPMHLAVYRTTGARAVVHTHAVHATAVSTLVRELPLIHYMAAALGGPVRVAPYAAYGTEELAAHMLDALAGRSGCLLQNHGTLTYGATLDQAYDRTAQLEWMCRLWLTASGVPGRTPSLLTREQLAEVGERLRGYGQKG, encoded by the coding sequence ATGACCGAGCAGTCGTGGAACCGGCGGGGCGCCCAGGGCGTCCGTGAGGAGGCGCGGGTGGTGGAGCAGGCGCGAGGACGGAGCGTGAGCCCGGAGGAGGCGCACGCCTGGGAGGCGCTGGTGGCGACGGCCCGGCGGACGGTCGCCGACGGACTGGTGGTCGGCACCTCCGGCAACGTCTCGGTGCGCGTCGGCGACACCGTCCTGGTCACACCGTCGGGCGTCCCCTACGACCGGCTGACACCGCGGGACGTCACCGGTGTCGCCCTCGACGGCGGGCAGGTGCTCGGCACGCTGGTCCCGACCAGCGAGCTGCCCATGCACCTGGCGGTGTACCGCACGACCGGCGCCCGCGCCGTCGTCCACACCCACGCCGTCCACGCGACGGCCGTCTCCACCCTCGTCCGGGAGCTCCCCCTGATCCACTACATGGCCGCCGCCCTCGGCGGCCCCGTCCGGGTCGCCCCGTACGCCGCGTACGGCACCGAGGAGCTGGCCGCGCACATGCTCGACGCCCTCGCCGGCCGCTCCGGCTGCCTCCTGCAGAACCACGGCACGCTCACCTACGGCGCCACCCTGGACCAGGCGTACGACCGCACCGCCCAGCTGGAGTGGATGTGCCGCCTGTGGCTGACCGCCTCCGGCGTGCCCGGCCGGACGCCGTCCCTGCTGACCCGGGAGCAGCTCGCCGAGGTCGGCGAACGGCTGCGGGGATACGGCCAGAAGGGCTGA